A window of the Cystobacter fuscus genome harbors these coding sequences:
- a CDS encoding type VI secretion system Vgr family protein — translation MIALASLPGSTSVFRFEVSGCAAELRVVRFSGHEGLSNLYEFQLELVCEDQALNFSDVVGKTALLSVGGEVPSRLVHGIVSRFEQVGGRPRYGLYQATLVPLAWRLKHRHGSRIFQEIPTPDILKKVLDAAGMLGDQYELRLSNSYEPRNYCVQYRESDWAFLCRLMEEDGLFYFFEHQEDKHLLVIGDSPGACKPIQGNETVLFRQRDGLASDVDFVSSFRFAEEIQPGQVSLRDFNFKKPDLPMEVQHGAEQDKDLEVYEYPGEYQDPGRGSSAKGATLARLRLEELQASRKLGQGESDCERLLPGCFFSLSEHPRGDFNTRYLLTGVSHHGYQPQVLDEEAPGGDFSYSNSFACISSQVPFRPPRLTPRPVVRGVQTAIVVGPSGEEIHVDEHGRVKVQFHWDRDGQRNEKSSCWVRVSQPWGGEMWGGMFIPRIGQEVIVDFIEGDPDRPLITGRVYNGVNPTPYPLPDEKTKSTLRTNTSPGGGGFNELRFEDKKGSEQVFIHAQRNMDVHVKNDSMETILHDRHQTIGAQGKGGKVGDQNEMVYRDKSLKVHRHSQEHIGGDVKLLVGGIDGAGNQDIHIKANRKEKIDADSHLSVGGKRNEQVGDTWSITVVKDLQVHVGNNHALEAVTEIHLSAPTVVIEATQGLTLKVGGNFITLDPASISVMGTVLNLNSGGAALKGSGVNAAKPEAPADAQPTPPTPADSGRQ, via the coding sequence ATGATCGCGCTGGCCTCTCTTCCCGGCAGTACGTCGGTGTTTCGCTTCGAGGTGTCTGGCTGTGCAGCGGAGCTGCGCGTGGTGCGCTTCTCCGGGCACGAGGGGTTGTCGAACCTCTACGAGTTCCAGCTCGAGCTGGTCTGCGAGGATCAGGCCCTGAACTTCTCGGATGTCGTGGGGAAGACGGCGCTGCTGTCCGTGGGCGGCGAGGTGCCGTCCCGCCTCGTCCACGGTATCGTCTCGCGCTTCGAACAGGTGGGCGGAAGGCCGCGCTACGGCCTCTACCAGGCCACCCTGGTGCCCCTGGCCTGGCGCCTCAAGCACCGCCACGGCAGCCGCATCTTCCAGGAAATCCCCACGCCGGACATTCTCAAGAAGGTCCTGGACGCGGCGGGGATGCTCGGTGACCAGTACGAGCTGCGGTTGAGCAACAGCTACGAGCCACGCAACTACTGCGTGCAGTACCGGGAATCGGACTGGGCCTTCCTCTGCCGGCTCATGGAGGAGGACGGCCTCTTCTATTTCTTCGAGCACCAGGAGGACAAACACCTGCTCGTCATCGGGGACAGCCCGGGTGCCTGCAAGCCCATCCAGGGCAACGAGACCGTCCTCTTCCGCCAGCGGGACGGGCTCGCCTCGGACGTGGACTTCGTGTCGAGCTTCCGCTTCGCGGAGGAGATCCAGCCCGGCCAGGTGAGCCTGCGCGACTTCAACTTCAAGAAGCCGGACCTGCCCATGGAAGTGCAGCATGGGGCCGAGCAGGACAAGGATCTCGAGGTGTACGAGTACCCGGGCGAGTACCAGGACCCGGGCCGGGGCTCGTCCGCCAAGGGGGCGACGCTGGCGAGGCTCCGGCTGGAGGAGTTGCAGGCCTCCCGCAAGCTGGGACAGGGCGAGAGCGACTGCGAGCGCCTGCTCCCGGGCTGTTTCTTCTCGTTGTCCGAGCACCCCCGTGGGGATTTCAACACGCGCTACCTGCTCACGGGGGTGAGCCATCACGGCTACCAACCGCAGGTGCTCGACGAGGAGGCTCCAGGCGGTGATTTCAGCTACTCCAACTCCTTCGCGTGCATCTCGTCGCAGGTGCCCTTCCGTCCTCCCCGTCTGACCCCCCGGCCGGTGGTCCGCGGCGTACAGACGGCCATCGTCGTGGGTCCGTCCGGAGAGGAGATCCACGTCGACGAGCATGGGCGGGTGAAGGTGCAGTTCCACTGGGATCGGGACGGGCAGCGCAACGAGAAGAGTTCGTGCTGGGTGCGAGTGAGCCAGCCCTGGGGCGGCGAGATGTGGGGCGGCATGTTCATTCCCCGCATCGGCCAGGAGGTCATCGTCGACTTCATCGAGGGTGATCCGGACCGGCCCCTCATCACCGGGCGCGTGTACAACGGGGTGAATCCCACGCCCTATCCGCTGCCGGACGAGAAGACGAAGAGCACCTTGCGCACGAACACGTCCCCGGGCGGTGGAGGCTTCAACGAGCTGCGCTTCGAGGACAAGAAGGGCTCCGAGCAGGTGTTCATCCACGCCCAGCGCAACATGGACGTGCACGTCAAGAACGACTCGATGGAGACCATCCTCCACGACAGGCACCAGACCATCGGCGCGCAAGGCAAGGGCGGGAAGGTGGGAGACCAGAACGAGATGGTCTACCGGGACAAGAGCCTCAAGGTGCACCGCCACAGCCAGGAGCACATCGGCGGGGACGTGAAGCTGCTGGTGGGCGGGATCGATGGAGCGGGCAACCAGGACATCCACATCAAGGCCAATCGCAAGGAGAAAATCGACGCGGACAGCCACCTCTCTGTGGGTGGCAAGCGCAACGAGCAGGTGGGGGACACCTGGTCGATTACCGTCGTCAAGGATCTACAGGTACACGTGGGGAACAACCACGCGCTGGAGGCGGTCACGGAGATTCACCTGAGCGCGCCCACGGTGGTGATCGAGGCCACCCAGGGGCTGACCTTGAAGGTGGGGGGCAACTTCATCACCCTCGACCCGGCCAGCATCTCCGTGATGGGCACGGTGCTGAACCTCAACAGCGGTGGGGCGGCTCTCAAGGGCAGTGGTGTGAATGCGGCGAAGCCGGAGGCGCCCGCGGACGCGCAACCCACCCCACCGACTCCGGCCGACAGCGGGCGGCAGTGA
- a CDS encoding DUF6531 domain-containing protein — protein sequence MMLAVKHLDPVLGIDIHLIITPPGAVVPIPHPHIGIVFDPFDYLPIIGATVKVNGLLRAQAGTGGIALPPHFPIGGVFLKPPGNDNETFMGSSTVLVDDEPFTHMLLPVLSCQDIGMPRPPRKKSKGGARSLLLPTTVALSIPAGPPVFVGGPPTISLSGLGEQLVMGALLKGLKKLRKVQKGSRKMKALSDRIHRAADKVMDKLKMGPRARNRVHKSICTLTGHPVDVVMGRVVTEVVDWALPGPIPLSFERHYSSAWGARDSVMGYGWSHSLDLAVWEEDGRVVYRAEDGREIEFDTSSLPNQRMQPGTELYEPIDRLTLRRVGELRWEVRTAEGLVHEFRQVAAGAPRGLSRVVRTRNQVGRSVTYDYDANGRLEWVVDSVGRRIRFEHDALGHLIRTWLPHPGQPGLLPYNRYVYSEAGDLVEVYDALEHAARYACQDHLLVRDTDRTGLSFYFEYDAQGPEAWCVRTWGDGGIYDHRLRYDKHAQITEVANSLGHTTTYHSDGRGVVVKRVDPLGGEWRYEYDAFLRKTSEVDPLGNASYAEYDVRGNCTKVMEPDGATLRFEHDEQDNVVRGMDELGGEWQWVHDRNGSLIEQINPLGERLRYERKEGMPVSIIEPSGARVELQYDHELNIARLREPNGIETTYSHDRWGRLIQIRRSDGGGWRIQYDLGDRPVRIEEPDGDVQIFVHDAEGNLLEERSAGRQARYTYTGFHWPESIQEPGGVVRMEYDLEGGLLGIRNEHGEDYRLARDARGEVIEEHGFDGGIRRYERDLMGQVIKLHQAGGGEARMAYDVAGELVKVQYADGSQARFVYRADGQLIVAENEAAKVEFELDALGRTLGESSNGHWVRSRYDARGNRVELRSSCGLECLFAFDSASRLQALTTSPTGNAGTSRRLDFAHDASGRRSEMSLPGGVRSRWAWDGMGRPERRTISHASVQSEWRSYHWRPGDQLGELEDSLQGHIRFQHDARSRLVATHFSDGRSQFRLQDAAGNLFQRADLRDRVYGRANRLEECEGSHLEYDADGNLIRRILPDGSIWHYGYNGAGFLTRVIRPDGLCVSFTYDALGRRIRKSTQEEEVTWVWDGEELLHELRDAAEPTSWVRAPDGLTPLVKFEGQAFYAILQDHLETPEVMYDESGRPVWRATYDSYGAIESRASESTCPWRWPGQYADEETGLYYNRFRYYDPAAGRYISPDPTGVDGGINLYAYVGDPLVMGDPLGLDWNYVLLDANDEVYYVGRASDNQTLKDIERRHSKTEGADGLRFGHGDKPVQITPHGTKRNVARGIEQKTIAKNKTNIGRRKTNGNRVRGNNIRGVSKNNSKRKTYARAAERFLSKNKVKYCN from the coding sequence ATGATGCTCGCGGTGAAACACCTGGATCCTGTGCTGGGCATAGACATCCACCTCATCATCACCCCGCCAGGGGCGGTGGTGCCCATTCCCCATCCGCACATTGGAATCGTGTTCGACCCGTTCGACTACCTGCCCATCATTGGGGCGACGGTGAAGGTGAACGGGCTGCTACGCGCGCAGGCGGGCACGGGGGGCATCGCGCTGCCACCGCACTTCCCGATCGGGGGCGTCTTCCTCAAGCCACCGGGCAACGACAACGAAACCTTCATGGGCAGCTCCACTGTGCTGGTGGACGACGAGCCCTTCACGCACATGTTGCTGCCGGTGCTCAGCTGCCAGGACATCGGCATGCCGAGGCCTCCGCGCAAGAAGAGCAAGGGGGGAGCGAGGTCGCTGCTGCTGCCCACCACGGTGGCGCTCTCCATCCCGGCGGGGCCACCCGTCTTCGTGGGGGGACCGCCGACCATCTCCCTGTCCGGCCTGGGCGAGCAGCTGGTGATGGGCGCGCTACTCAAGGGACTGAAGAAGCTGCGCAAGGTGCAGAAGGGCAGCCGGAAGATGAAGGCCCTGTCGGACCGCATCCACCGGGCGGCCGACAAGGTGATGGACAAGCTGAAGATGGGCCCGCGCGCGCGCAACCGGGTCCACAAGTCCATCTGTACCCTCACCGGGCACCCGGTGGATGTGGTGATGGGGCGGGTGGTGACGGAGGTGGTGGACTGGGCCTTGCCGGGGCCCATCCCGCTATCCTTCGAGCGCCACTACTCCTCCGCTTGGGGAGCCAGGGACTCGGTGATGGGATATGGGTGGAGCCACTCGCTGGACCTCGCGGTCTGGGAGGAGGACGGGCGGGTGGTGTACCGGGCCGAGGACGGCCGGGAGATCGAATTCGATACCTCCTCCCTCCCCAATCAGCGGATGCAGCCGGGCACGGAATTGTATGAACCCATCGACCGATTGACATTGCGGCGGGTGGGGGAACTGCGCTGGGAGGTGCGTACCGCCGAGGGGCTCGTTCATGAGTTTCGGCAGGTGGCGGCCGGAGCACCGAGGGGATTGTCCCGGGTGGTGCGTACACGCAACCAGGTTGGGCGCTCCGTCACCTATGACTATGATGCGAATGGGCGGCTGGAATGGGTCGTGGACAGCGTGGGCAGGCGCATCCGCTTCGAGCACGATGCGCTGGGCCACCTGATCAGGACATGGCTCCCGCACCCCGGACAGCCTGGATTGCTTCCCTACAACCGTTATGTCTACTCAGAGGCCGGCGACCTCGTCGAGGTGTATGACGCGTTGGAGCATGCCGCGCGCTACGCCTGTCAGGACCACCTGTTGGTGCGGGATACGGATCGTACCGGGCTCAGCTTCTATTTCGAGTATGACGCCCAGGGGCCAGAGGCCTGGTGCGTGCGGACGTGGGGCGACGGTGGCATCTACGATCACCGATTGCGCTACGACAAGCATGCCCAAATCACCGAGGTGGCGAACTCGCTGGGCCATACCACCACGTATCACTCAGACGGACGTGGCGTCGTCGTGAAGCGGGTGGACCCGCTCGGGGGCGAGTGGCGGTACGAGTACGACGCGTTCCTGCGCAAGACCTCCGAGGTGGATCCGCTGGGGAACGCCTCGTATGCGGAGTACGATGTCCGTGGCAACTGCACGAAGGTGATGGAGCCAGATGGTGCCACGCTTCGTTTCGAGCATGACGAGCAGGACAATGTCGTTCGTGGCATGGATGAGCTGGGCGGAGAATGGCAGTGGGTCCATGACCGCAATGGCTCGCTGATCGAGCAGATCAATCCTCTGGGCGAGCGTCTTCGCTACGAACGGAAAGAGGGCATGCCGGTTTCGATCATCGAGCCTTCCGGCGCGAGGGTGGAACTCCAGTATGACCACGAGCTGAACATTGCGCGTCTACGAGAACCGAATGGTATCGAGACCACCTATTCTCATGACCGCTGGGGACGTCTGATTCAGATCCGCCGATCGGACGGGGGGGGATGGCGCATCCAATACGATCTCGGTGATCGTCCGGTGCGTATCGAAGAACCCGATGGAGATGTTCAGATATTCGTCCACGATGCCGAGGGGAATCTGCTCGAGGAGCGGAGTGCGGGACGTCAGGCCCGGTACACGTACACCGGGTTTCATTGGCCCGAAAGCATTCAAGAGCCGGGTGGCGTCGTCAGGATGGAGTACGACCTGGAAGGCGGGCTCCTGGGGATTCGCAACGAGCACGGTGAAGACTACCGGCTGGCGCGCGATGCACGGGGGGAGGTCATCGAAGAGCACGGCTTCGATGGGGGGATCCGGCGCTACGAGAGGGACCTCATGGGCCAGGTCATCAAGCTCCATCAAGCCGGAGGTGGCGAGGCGCGGATGGCGTACGACGTGGCCGGCGAACTCGTGAAAGTCCAGTATGCAGATGGCTCCCAGGCGCGCTTCGTCTACAGGGCGGATGGGCAGCTGATTGTGGCGGAGAACGAGGCCGCCAAGGTCGAGTTCGAACTGGATGCGCTCGGTCGTACTCTTGGGGAGTCGAGCAACGGGCACTGGGTTCGTTCACGCTATGATGCTCGCGGCAACAGGGTGGAGCTTCGCTCCTCCTGTGGTCTGGAATGCCTTTTCGCATTCGATTCCGCGAGTCGGCTCCAGGCACTCACCACCTCGCCGACAGGAAACGCGGGCACCTCGCGGCGGCTGGACTTTGCCCATGATGCTTCGGGGCGCCGGTCCGAGATGTCTCTTCCTGGAGGGGTGCGTTCCCGCTGGGCGTGGGACGGAATGGGCCGCCCGGAGAGGAGAACGATCTCCCATGCCTCCGTTCAGTCGGAATGGCGTTCCTATCATTGGCGGCCGGGTGACCAACTGGGAGAACTCGAGGACTCACTTCAGGGGCACATCCGGTTCCAACATGATGCTCGGTCTCGGTTGGTCGCCACTCATTTCTCCGATGGCCGCTCGCAGTTCCGCTTGCAGGACGCGGCGGGCAACCTCTTTCAACGAGCAGATCTCCGCGACAGGGTCTATGGCCGTGCGAACAGACTGGAAGAGTGCGAGGGGAGCCACCTCGAGTATGATGCGGACGGGAACCTCATCCGCCGGATCCTTCCGGACGGCTCGATCTGGCACTACGGCTACAATGGGGCGGGGTTCCTGACGCGGGTCATCCGCCCGGATGGTCTGTGTGTTTCGTTCACGTACGATGCCCTGGGTCGGCGCATCCGCAAGAGCACCCAGGAAGAGGAGGTCACCTGGGTCTGGGACGGGGAGGAACTGCTCCACGAACTGCGCGATGCAGCCGAACCCACGTCATGGGTACGTGCACCCGATGGCCTCACCCCCTTGGTGAAGTTCGAGGGCCAGGCCTTCTACGCCATCTTGCAGGACCACCTGGAGACTCCCGAGGTCATGTACGACGAGTCGGGCCGGCCAGTATGGCGTGCCACGTACGACTCCTATGGCGCCATCGAGAGTCGTGCCAGCGAGAGCACCTGTCCGTGGCGCTGGCCGGGTCAATACGCGGATGAGGAGACCGGTCTGTATTACAACAGGTTTCGATACTACGATCCCGCTGCTGGGCGATATATCAGTCCGGACCCCACGGGGGTGGATGGAGGGATCAACCTCTACGCCTATGTCGGCGATCCGCTCGTGATGGGCGATCCCCTGGGGCTCGACTGGAACTATGTCCTGCTCGACGCGAATGACGAGGTTTATTACGTCGGACGCGCCAGTGACAATCAGACCCTCAAGGATATCGAGCGACGGCATTCCAAAACGGAGGGGGCTGATGGACTCAGATTCGGTCACGGGGATAAACCCGTTCAGATCACGCCCCACGGAACCAAGCGCAATGTGGCCCGGGGAATCGAGCAGAAAACGATAGCTAAAAACAAGACAAACATCGGGCGGCGCAAGACCAACGGGAACCGGGTCCGCGGCAATAACATCCGGGGAGTCAGCAAGAATAACAGTAAGCGGAAGACCTACGCACGGGCGGCCGAGCGCTTCCTGAGTAAGAACAAAGTCAAGTACTGCAACTGA
- a CDS encoding L,D-transpeptidase family protein has translation MGQSGKELHFYPGQKLLLLLKQGKVVRRSEAWGGPSERVHHEGSMDATPTTPGRYLIYREEAYITRSWIWSSIRWGTKLQDKLSDVWYQVKVSTWASLQKDKGISRAEVIAANFRLYGQRRVPDTWVFNDFGPIAIRYFVDLNGNGRFDQGKETPMGEMFHTTPDNEAQFRRGQPIVMTESHGCIHMKPPDRDVLRREGAFEYGTPFIVHAYSERFK, from the coding sequence ATGGGCCAGTCAGGCAAGGAGTTGCATTTCTATCCGGGGCAGAAGCTCCTGCTGTTGCTCAAGCAGGGGAAGGTCGTGCGGCGGTCCGAGGCTTGGGGTGGGCCGTCGGAGCGTGTTCACCACGAGGGAAGCATGGATGCGACGCCCACCACCCCGGGCCGCTACCTCATCTACCGGGAAGAGGCGTACATCACCCGCTCGTGGATCTGGTCCTCGATCCGCTGGGGCACGAAGCTCCAGGACAAGCTTTCCGACGTCTGGTACCAGGTCAAGGTCAGCACCTGGGCCTCCCTCCAGAAGGACAAGGGAATCTCCCGCGCTGAGGTGATCGCGGCGAATTTCAGGCTCTACGGGCAGAGGCGTGTCCCGGACACGTGGGTCTTCAATGACTTCGGGCCCATCGCCATCCGGTACTTCGTGGACCTCAATGGCAACGGCCGGTTCGATCAGGGGAAGGAGACGCCGATGGGAGAGATGTTCCACACCACCCCCGACAACGAGGCCCAGTTCAGGAGGGGGCAGCCCATCGTCATGACCGAATCCCATGGCTGCATCCACATGAAGCCGCCCGACCGGGACGTGTTGAGGAGGGAAGGCGCCTTCGAGTACGGCACGCCCTTCATCGTCCACGCCTACAGCGAGCGGTTCAAATGA
- a CDS encoding Ig-like domain-containing protein gives MKRLFNPLLATSVILLASACQKVERIEVKPEKVELSEAGQSVTLEPQALTAKGEPVDKEKAKFLFSSSDGQIATVDPAGKVTAVKSGSVTITTKSDEVSATTPVEISIPSEIVLTGAPVTLTGLGSETTLTAEVKDDAGRPVQGAKLEFASADANVVAVEGNKLTAKAVGTTNVTITSGALKQTAEVTVKLPEVATVAFENVPATLKVGESTPVAAVAKGGDGAAIQGVSFTYTTSNEKIFTVDAAGTVQAVKPGSATLKAEGGGKSAEVQLTIKKK, from the coding sequence ATGAAGAGGTTGTTCAATCCGCTCCTGGCCACGTCCGTCATCCTGCTCGCGTCCGCCTGCCAGAAGGTGGAGCGCATCGAGGTGAAGCCGGAGAAGGTGGAGCTGTCCGAGGCGGGTCAGAGCGTCACCCTGGAGCCCCAGGCGCTCACCGCCAAGGGCGAGCCGGTGGACAAGGAGAAGGCGAAGTTCCTCTTCTCCTCCAGCGATGGGCAGATCGCCACGGTGGACCCCGCCGGCAAGGTGACCGCGGTGAAGAGCGGCTCGGTCACCATCACCACGAAGTCCGACGAGGTGAGCGCCACGACGCCCGTGGAGATCTCCATCCCCTCGGAGATCGTCCTGACGGGAGCGCCTGTCACCCTCACGGGCCTGGGCTCGGAGACGACGCTCACGGCCGAGGTGAAGGATGACGCGGGCCGGCCCGTGCAGGGGGCGAAGCTGGAGTTCGCCAGCGCCGACGCCAACGTGGTGGCGGTGGAGGGCAACAAGCTGACGGCCAAGGCCGTGGGCACCACGAACGTGACCATCACCTCCGGCGCGCTCAAGCAGACCGCCGAGGTCACCGTGAAGCTGCCCGAGGTGGCCACGGTGGCCTTCGAGAACGTGCCGGCCACGCTGAAGGTGGGTGAGAGCACGCCCGTCGCCGCGGTCGCCAAGGGCGGTGACGGCGCCGCCATCCAGGGCGTGTCCTTCACCTACACCACGAGCAACGAGAAGATCTTCACCGTGGACGCGGCCGGCACGGTGCAGGCAGTGAAGCCGGGCTCCGCCACCCTCAAAGCCGAGGGCGGCGGCAAGAGCGCCGAGGTGCAGCTCACCATCAAGAAGAAGTAG
- a CDS encoding carboxypeptidase regulatory-like domain-containing protein, translating to MKLRTLGLAVIGTLGLSATMACQKEEATSAPAPAAQAPAPPTIKAQHLSEDVAVPQEESAQAPKGGGTIRGVVTFKGTPPAPAPITPGTDPNCDGMELVDQPVQVKAGKLANVLVRVQGEVPGQPQTPPEQMVVVDQNRCTYKPRVQGAVVGQPIVLMNSDSTLHNVRGTSGGKQLFNVSQQPLKTKEARPPSEAEVIRLKCDIHPWMTAWVVVNPNAYFNTSDEEGQFRIEGVPPGTYTLGAWHETLGTKTAQVTVKEGQESEVSFEFVAAK from the coding sequence ATGAAGCTGCGTACACTGGGCCTGGCGGTGATCGGCACCCTGGGGCTCTCCGCGACCATGGCCTGCCAGAAGGAGGAGGCGACTTCCGCGCCCGCTCCCGCCGCCCAGGCTCCGGCTCCCCCCACCATCAAGGCCCAGCACCTGTCCGAGGACGTGGCCGTGCCCCAGGAGGAAAGCGCCCAGGCGCCCAAGGGCGGTGGCACCATCCGGGGAGTGGTCACGTTCAAGGGCACGCCGCCCGCGCCCGCGCCCATCACCCCGGGCACGGACCCCAACTGCGATGGGATGGAGCTGGTGGATCAACCCGTCCAGGTGAAGGCGGGCAAGCTGGCCAACGTCCTGGTGCGGGTGCAGGGCGAAGTGCCCGGCCAGCCCCAGACGCCGCCGGAGCAGATGGTGGTGGTGGACCAGAACCGCTGCACGTACAAGCCCCGCGTCCAGGGCGCCGTCGTCGGCCAGCCCATCGTGCTCATGAACAGCGACAGCACGCTGCACAACGTGCGCGGCACGTCCGGCGGCAAGCAGCTCTTCAACGTGTCGCAGCAGCCCCTGAAGACGAAGGAGGCCAGGCCTCCGTCGGAGGCGGAGGTCATCCGCCTCAAGTGCGACATCCACCCGTGGATGACGGCGTGGGTGGTGGTGAACCCGAACGCGTACTTCAACACCTCTGATGAGGAGGGCCAGTTCCGCATCGAGGGCGTGCCCCCGGGCACGTACACCCTGGGCGCGTGGCACGAGACGCTGGGGACGAAGACGGCCCAGGTGACGGTGAAGGAGGGCCAGGAGTCCGAGGTCTCCTTCGAGTTCGTGGCGGCGAAGTAG
- a CDS encoding metalloenzyme → MRVAVLFIDGVGIGRNDPDINPLSGRDHLLSWFQDAPPRSLPGAGQCFPVDTTFGIAGRPQSASNQTALLTGQPAPVLIGRHVLGYPDAPLREILARHSLVKHLVAHGHTATFANCYPVAYLDALKLPRRPSASAPEFTLTPAALRRLKASASTLAFAAGGVPLRTLDDARAGLALPHDITGARARSRDLDVPTRTPDEAAEVFWRIAHEADFTFFEHYLADEAGHAQDFAAARDALDTFDAFARAVVARRPADARVLVCSDHGNVEDLSTRSHTLHPVPVLYFGPPAPELESLATVADVGRAVLRWWGGA, encoded by the coding sequence ATGCGCGTCGCGGTCCTCTTCATCGATGGGGTTGGCATTGGACGAAACGACCCGGACATCAACCCGCTCTCCGGGCGCGACCACCTGCTTTCCTGGTTCCAGGATGCCCCGCCCCGCTCGCTTCCCGGGGCCGGCCAGTGCTTCCCAGTGGACACAACCTTCGGCATCGCCGGCCGTCCCCAGTCCGCTTCCAATCAGACCGCCCTGCTCACCGGGCAGCCCGCCCCCGTGCTCATCGGCCGACACGTCCTCGGCTATCCGGATGCCCCCCTGCGCGAGATTCTCGCGCGGCACTCGCTCGTCAAACACCTGGTGGCCCACGGCCACACCGCCACCTTCGCCAACTGCTACCCCGTGGCCTACCTGGATGCCCTGAAGCTGCCCCGGCGCCCCTCGGCCAGCGCCCCCGAGTTCACCCTCACCCCGGCCGCCCTGCGCCGCTTGAAGGCCTCGGCCAGTACGCTCGCCTTCGCCGCGGGCGGCGTCCCCCTGCGTACCCTGGACGACGCCCGCGCGGGACTCGCCCTCCCCCATGACATCACCGGCGCCCGCGCCCGCTCGCGCGACCTGGACGTGCCCACGCGCACCCCCGACGAGGCCGCCGAGGTGTTCTGGCGCATCGCCCACGAGGCCGACTTCACCTTCTTCGAGCACTACCTGGCGGACGAGGCGGGCCATGCCCAGGACTTCGCCGCCGCTCGCGACGCCCTGGACACCTTCGATGCCTTCGCCCGCGCCGTCGTCGCCCGCCGCCCGGCCGACGCCCGCGTGCTCGTGTGCAGCGACCACGGCAACGTGGAAGATTTGTCCACACGTTCACACACCCTGCACCCGGTGCCCGTGCTCTACTTCGGACCGCCAGCGCCCGAACTGGAGTCCCTGGCCACCGTGGCGGACGTGGGCCGCGCGGTGCTGCGTTGGTGGGGTGGAGCATGA
- a CDS encoding DUF4388 domain-containing protein: MALHGDFSSFPLPELLQWLDSSRKTGTLQLLSWEGGERSLFLLSGQVLAIANEGLRGRVARVLALAKLSDGAATLAALKALPPDGEGLESIFQAHKVEPRLVRELVREEMLGSMVDQTRGGHGAFHWTEDLDRSGEEWAPCEMSLRELLFESLRWVDEQADVDRVLPGDALTVRSLVPPSPRQPLMHRILLTLCTGGQNLGRLRLSLGLSRSSTTRRVFELLRARQVEVEGAPEVVVDPVTDMLEKGAVLVRERQFDATELVCATLLASDPTDRRVREFARMAHSEHVASLYAALPPLSVPVLSPDAEELSLLKPEERQVVGLINGNWDVSTLVLASPARELETLKTLAKLMRMGLLRLR; encoded by the coding sequence ATGGCCCTTCACGGTGATTTCTCCAGCTTCCCGCTTCCCGAGCTCCTCCAATGGTTGGACAGCTCCCGAAAGACCGGCACGCTCCAATTGCTCTCCTGGGAGGGCGGTGAGCGCTCGCTCTTCCTGCTGTCGGGGCAGGTGTTGGCCATCGCCAACGAGGGACTCCGGGGCCGGGTGGCCCGGGTGCTCGCCCTGGCGAAGCTGTCCGATGGCGCGGCGACGCTCGCGGCGCTCAAGGCCCTGCCGCCGGATGGCGAGGGCCTCGAGTCCATCTTCCAGGCCCACAAGGTGGAGCCCAGGCTGGTGCGCGAGCTGGTGCGTGAGGAGATGCTCGGCTCCATGGTGGACCAGACGCGCGGCGGACATGGCGCCTTCCACTGGACGGAGGACCTGGACCGCTCGGGCGAGGAGTGGGCGCCGTGCGAGATGAGCCTGCGCGAGCTGCTCTTCGAGTCGCTGCGTTGGGTGGACGAGCAGGCGGACGTGGACCGGGTGCTGCCGGGGGATGCGCTGACGGTGCGCTCGCTCGTGCCGCCGAGCCCGCGTCAGCCGCTGATGCACCGCATCCTGCTCACCCTGTGCACGGGGGGGCAGAACCTGGGGCGGCTGCGGCTGTCGCTCGGCCTGTCGCGCTCGTCCACCACGCGCCGCGTCTTCGAGCTGCTGCGCGCCAGGCAGGTGGAGGTGGAGGGCGCCCCGGAGGTGGTGGTGGATCCGGTGACGGACATGCTGGAGAAGGGCGCGGTGCTGGTGCGCGAGCGGCAGTTCGACGCGACGGAGCTGGTGTGCGCGACGCTGCTGGCGAGCGATCCGACGGACCGGCGCGTGCGCGAGTTCGCGCGCATGGCGCACAGCGAGCACGTGGCGTCGCTCTACGCCGCGCTGCCCCCCTTGAGCGTGCCGGTGCTGTCGCCGGACGCGGAGGAGCTGTCGCTGCTCAAGCCCGAGGAGCGACAGGTGGTGGGCCTCATCAACGGCAACTGGGACGTGTCCACCCTGGTGCTGGCCAGCCCCGCGCGCGAGCTGGAGACGCTCAAGACGCTCGCCAAGCTCATGCGCATGGGCCTGTTGCGCCTGCGCTGA